In Microbacterium maritypicum, the following are encoded in one genomic region:
- a CDS encoding rhodanese-like domain-containing protein, whose protein sequence is MKSITVTELAERSGVPLIDVREVDEFAAGHVPGAVNIPMSEIGNRLDELPAESFDVICQAGGRSARVVEALESRGFDATNVEGGTGEWISQGRAVEVPSA, encoded by the coding sequence ATGAAGTCGATCACCGTCACCGAACTCGCCGAGCGGTCGGGTGTTCCGCTCATCGACGTGCGGGAGGTGGACGAGTTCGCCGCAGGCCATGTGCCCGGCGCCGTCAACATCCCCATGTCCGAGATCGGCAACAGGCTCGATGAACTGCCGGCGGAGTCGTTCGACGTCATCTGCCAGGCCGGCGGTCGCTCCGCCCGCGTCGTCGAGGCGCTGGAGTCACGCGGCTTCGATGCCACCAACGTCGAGGGCGGCACGGGGGAGTGGATCTCCCAGGGGCGCGCTGTCGAGGTGCCGTCGGCGTGA
- a CDS encoding helix-turn-helix transcriptional regulator — translation MTDIFDVIADGTRRDILQLLLRRTEEGETGTSVSQIVADLGISQPTVSKHLKVLRDAELVSVREDGQRRFYSLAVEPLEVVDDWLVPFLVDAYGDEAPDIDYPVNDSAAHAAEVVGRAAASAKHAVANALKRLGA, via the coding sequence ATGACGGACATCTTCGACGTGATCGCAGACGGTACGAGGCGCGACATCCTCCAGCTCCTGCTGCGACGCACGGAAGAAGGAGAGACGGGCACCAGCGTCAGCCAGATCGTCGCCGACCTCGGCATCAGCCAGCCCACCGTGTCGAAGCACCTGAAGGTGCTGCGCGATGCCGAGCTGGTCTCGGTGCGCGAAGACGGACAGCGTCGTTTCTACAGTCTCGCCGTCGAGCCGCTCGAGGTCGTCGACGACTGGCTGGTCCCCTTCCTCGTCGATGCGTACGGCGACGAGGCCCCCGACATCGACTACCCCGTGAACGACAGCGCCGCGCACGCCGCGGAGGTCGTCGGTCGCGCCGCGGCCTCCGCGAAGCATGCCGTCGCCAACGCACTCAAGCGCCTCGGCGCCTGA
- a CDS encoding glutaredoxin family protein, translated as MTTLTLIRKPDCHLCEVASDVIDAVVAELPDAAAEQIEIVEASIQDDPALYELWWEKIPVVLIDGDLHAHWRVSPERLREALETAVRGEARTETKESL; from the coding sequence GTGACCACGCTGACCCTGATCCGCAAGCCTGACTGCCATCTGTGCGAGGTGGCCTCCGACGTGATCGACGCTGTCGTCGCCGAGCTGCCTGACGCCGCCGCGGAGCAGATCGAGATCGTCGAGGCGTCCATCCAGGACGACCCCGCACTGTATGAGCTGTGGTGGGAGAAGATCCCCGTCGTCCTGATCGACGGCGATCTGCACGCGCACTGGCGCGTATCGCCCGAACGACTGCGTGAGGCGCTGGAGACCGCGGTCCGCGGTGAGGCGCGAACCGAGACGAAGGAATCCCTGTGA
- a CDS encoding amino acid ABC transporter permease, which translates to MALRRTTKSKLYRYSVYAVLIVIAVWAIVTTDWAKIGPLFFNPAVAAKMFPGIITTALVNTLWFTAVAFVGGLLLGVLLALMKLSVIAPFRWIATCWIELFRGLPAILTIFGIAYILPIAVGVPGSKLGGPVVLGLVGLILVASAYMAETIRAGIQAVPKGQTEAARSLGMSPMKTTFWIVVPQGFRIIIPPLTNEFVLLLKDTSLLFIAGSFIWSKELTNFARDASTQNANGTPLIMAAILYLIVTIPLTRFSAWLERRMARQR; encoded by the coding sequence ATGGCGTTGAGGCGTACCACCAAGAGCAAGCTGTATCGGTACTCGGTCTATGCGGTGCTGATCGTGATCGCCGTCTGGGCGATCGTGACCACCGACTGGGCGAAGATCGGACCGCTGTTCTTCAACCCCGCGGTCGCGGCGAAGATGTTCCCCGGGATCATCACGACCGCACTCGTGAACACCCTGTGGTTCACTGCCGTGGCGTTCGTCGGCGGCCTGCTGCTCGGTGTGCTGCTGGCCCTGATGAAGCTGTCGGTCATCGCCCCGTTCCGCTGGATCGCGACGTGCTGGATCGAGCTGTTCCGTGGACTCCCCGCGATCCTCACGATCTTCGGTATCGCCTACATCCTGCCGATCGCCGTGGGCGTTCCCGGGTCGAAGCTCGGCGGACCGGTCGTGCTCGGTCTCGTCGGTCTCATCCTCGTCGCCTCGGCGTACATGGCCGAGACGATCCGCGCCGGGATCCAGGCGGTCCCGAAGGGGCAGACGGAGGCCGCGCGCTCGCTGGGTATGTCGCCCATGAAGACGACGTTCTGGATCGTCGTGCCGCAGGGGTTCCGGATCATCATCCCGCCGCTCACCAACGAGTTCGTGCTGCTGCTGAAGGACACCTCGCTGCTGTTCATCGCCGGGTCCTTCATCTGGTCGAAAGAGCTCACGAACTTCGCGCGTGACGCGAGCACCCAGAACGCGAACGGAACGCCGCTGATCATGGCGGCGATCCTGTACCTGATCGTGACGATCCCGCTCACGCGCTTCAGCGCGTGGCTGGAGCGTCGGATGGCGAGGCAGCGATGA
- a CDS encoding helix-turn-helix domain-containing protein, producing the protein MPEVPDVRFLTVAEVAELMRVSKMTVYRLVHAGELPAVRFGRSYRVPESAVADALQRPIADVG; encoded by the coding sequence ATGCCCGAGGTTCCAGATGTCCGATTCCTCACGGTGGCCGAGGTCGCCGAGCTGATGCGCGTGTCCAAGATGACCGTGTACCGGCTGGTTCACGCCGGGGAGCTGCCGGCCGTTCGCTTCGGCCGCAGCTATCGCGTGCCCGAGTCCGCCGTGGCCGATGCGCTGCAGCGGCCCATCGCCGACGTCGGTTGA
- a CDS encoding 30S ribosomal protein bS22 yields the protein MGSVIKKRRKRMAKKKHRKLLRKTRHQRRNKK from the coding sequence GTGGGTTCTGTCATCAAGAAGCGCCGCAAGCGCATGGCGAAGAAGAAGCACCGCAAGCTGCTTCGTAAGACTCGCCACCAGCGTCGCAACAAGAAGTAA
- a CDS encoding YegP family protein has protein sequence MAGTFELYTDKSGEYRFRLKAGNGEVIAISEGYSSKSGALNGIDAVRRNAADAEVVEVD, from the coding sequence ATGGCAGGCACGTTCGAGCTTTACACCGACAAGTCCGGTGAGTACCGGTTCCGTCTGAAGGCCGGCAACGGCGAGGTCATCGCGATCAGCGAGGGCTACTCGTCGAAGTCCGGCGCGCTGAACGGCATCGACGCCGTCCGCCGCAACGCCGCCGACGCCGAGGTCGTCGAGGTCGACTAG
- a CDS encoding TrkH family potassium uptake protein, whose protein sequence is MSGIVSASSPRQALKGAAGRVKHLVTSSPSRFAIVVFALLILVFTVLLSLPIASASGTVTPLSDALFTAVSTICVTGLATVDMANHWSPFGHVLIFLGVNIGALGVLTLASLMGMLISKRLGLRAKLLAAGDTNPLRAHGGVVNESQTVRLGEVGQLLTTVAVSALIIEASLAALLYPALVMAKVDPIAALWEAPYFAAMAFTNTGFAPNDGGVAVFADDYLVLFLLMVGVFLGSIGFPVIYTLAKHVWHVKRWSLHTKLTLVTTVLLFILGAAVFVVLEFNNPKTFGSMDAADTTFQAFFLSAMTRSGGFNVIEMDDLNGSSLLAASMLMFVGGGSASTAGGIKVTTLAVLAIAVWSEAKGRQSVEAFGRRIPSDVQRVALSVVAWGATIVALSTITISQITKDDISHVLFDVISAFGTVGLSTGLTAELPDSASYVMAATIFMGRVGTVTLAAAVAATSRTQYYSLPVERPIVG, encoded by the coding sequence ATGTCGGGCATCGTTTCGGCGTCGTCCCCACGACAGGCCCTCAAAGGCGCCGCCGGACGGGTGAAGCACCTCGTCACGTCCTCGCCCTCCCGCTTCGCGATCGTCGTGTTCGCGCTCCTGATCCTCGTGTTCACGGTGCTGCTGTCGCTGCCGATCGCCTCCGCGAGCGGCACGGTCACACCGCTGAGCGATGCGCTCTTCACCGCCGTGTCGACGATCTGCGTCACCGGCCTCGCCACCGTCGACATGGCCAACCACTGGTCACCCTTCGGCCACGTCCTGATCTTCCTCGGGGTGAACATCGGCGCCCTCGGCGTCCTCACGCTCGCGTCTCTCATGGGGATGCTGATCTCCAAGCGGCTCGGGCTGCGGGCCAAGCTGCTGGCAGCGGGCGACACCAATCCTCTGCGGGCACACGGCGGCGTGGTGAACGAGAGCCAGACCGTGCGACTCGGCGAGGTCGGGCAGCTGCTGACCACGGTCGCCGTCTCGGCCCTCATCATCGAGGCATCGCTGGCAGCCCTGCTGTACCCGGCGCTGGTGATGGCGAAGGTCGACCCCATCGCCGCACTGTGGGAGGCCCCCTACTTCGCGGCCATGGCGTTCACGAACACCGGGTTCGCACCGAACGACGGTGGCGTCGCGGTGTTCGCGGACGACTATCTCGTGCTGTTCCTCCTCATGGTGGGTGTGTTCCTCGGCAGCATCGGCTTCCCCGTGATCTACACCCTCGCGAAGCACGTCTGGCACGTGAAGCGGTGGTCGCTGCACACCAAGCTGACACTCGTCACCACGGTGCTGCTGTTCATCCTGGGCGCCGCGGTCTTCGTCGTCCTCGAGTTCAACAACCCGAAGACGTTCGGGTCGATGGATGCGGCCGACACCACCTTCCAAGCCTTCTTCCTCTCCGCCATGACCAGATCCGGCGGCTTCAACGTGATCGAGATGGACGATCTGAACGGCTCGTCCCTGCTGGCCGCCAGCATGCTGATGTTCGTCGGCGGCGGCTCCGCCTCGACCGCCGGCGGCATCAAGGTCACCACTCTGGCCGTGCTCGCGATCGCCGTCTGGTCCGAGGCCAAGGGCCGCCAGTCGGTCGAGGCCTTCGGCCGCCGCATCCCCAGCGACGTGCAGCGCGTGGCACTCAGCGTCGTCGCGTGGGGCGCGACCATCGTCGCGCTCTCGACCATCACGATCTCCCAGATCACCAAGGACGACATCAGTCACGTGCTGTTCGACGTCATCTCGGCGTTCGGCACCGTCGGCCTGTCCACGGGGCTCACCGCAGAGCTCCCTGATTCGGCCTCGTACGTCATGGCCGCGACCATCTTCATGGGGCGCGTTGGTACAGTGACACTCGCCGCGGCGGTCGCCGCGACATCGCGAACGCAGTACTACTCACTGCCCGTGGAAAGGCCGATCGTTGGTTGA
- a CDS encoding TetR/AcrR family transcriptional regulator, with product MTETEPPELPRGIALAWGVAANPQRGPKREMSVEKIVDAAVELADAEGIGAVSMAAVAAKLGFTPMSLYRYVTAKDDLLLLMQEQATGLPPASHLEVDGWRARLLALYEAQIMLYLRHPWMLSLPITGSPITPNSSAWLDAGLAALEETPLTAEERLAVALAMTGHARWCGIVLAGYTEQARGSGLTPDEVSAREAELFDRVITAEEFPALHRAIEDDVFLSAADPFRFGVERTLDGVAAYIAALERGEPRSVATDWVDLEPVELAGDRRLKEAQRAVRDAEKALRVAHKIERQALREARERLAKAKKPA from the coding sequence ATGACTGAGACCGAGCCGCCGGAGCTGCCACGGGGGATCGCGCTCGCCTGGGGTGTCGCCGCGAACCCGCAGCGCGGACCCAAGCGGGAGATGAGCGTCGAGAAGATCGTCGATGCGGCCGTCGAGCTGGCCGATGCCGAGGGGATCGGCGCCGTTTCCATGGCGGCCGTGGCGGCGAAGCTCGGCTTCACGCCGATGTCCCTCTATCGGTACGTGACCGCCAAGGACGATCTGCTGCTGCTCATGCAGGAGCAGGCGACGGGGCTTCCGCCGGCGAGCCACCTCGAGGTCGACGGATGGCGTGCACGATTGCTGGCGCTGTACGAGGCGCAGATCATGCTCTACCTGCGCCACCCCTGGATGCTCTCGCTGCCGATCACCGGATCGCCGATCACTCCGAACAGCTCCGCCTGGCTCGATGCAGGCCTCGCCGCGCTCGAAGAGACCCCGCTGACCGCCGAGGAGCGGCTGGCCGTCGCGCTCGCCATGACGGGGCATGCTCGCTGGTGCGGGATCGTGCTGGCCGGCTACACGGAGCAGGCCCGCGGCAGCGGCCTCACTCCCGACGAGGTCTCTGCGCGCGAGGCCGAGCTCTTCGATCGGGTGATCACCGCGGAGGAATTCCCTGCGCTGCATCGCGCGATCGAAGACGACGTGTTCCTCTCCGCGGCCGACCCCTTCCGCTTCGGGGTCGAGCGGACCCTCGACGGCGTTGCTGCGTACATCGCCGCCCTCGAGCGTGGTGAGCCGCGATCCGTGGCGACCGACTGGGTCGACCTCGAGCCCGTAGAACTCGCGGGGGACCGTCGTCTGAAGGAGGCGCAGAGGGCGGTGCGTGACGCGGAGAAGGCTCTGCGCGTGGCCCACAAGATCGAGCGGCAGGCGCTTCGCGAGGCGCGCGAACGACTGGCCAAGGCGAAGAAGCCGGCCTGA
- a CDS encoding ABC transporter ATP-binding protein, translating into MTLDQALPRTKDNLLLARAGEGTRVELQGIVKSYAGTRVLHGVDLDIAPGEFVSLLGPSGCGKTTLLRVLAGLEGADEGAVLLGGGDVSRVPTNRRDIGMVFQSYSLFPHLRVVDNTAFGLRRRGVGRQEAQKRALDALALVGLADFADRFPHQLSGGQQQRVALARALVTEPKVLLLDEPLSALDAKVRVQLRDEIRRIQLRLGITTVFVTHDQEEALAVSDRIAVMNAGRIEQIGSPEQLYTTPSTAGVAAFVGLSSVVSGVAEGDHVLVWGQRLPLQSPADGPVDVYLRPENVYFASEADAATDALVEESTFLGSMRRTLVRTESGELVRVQHAPGIHPSFGDRVRIAVAPEPVAVHPRG; encoded by the coding sequence ATGACCCTCGATCAGGCGCTGCCGCGCACCAAGGACAACCTGCTCCTGGCACGAGCCGGTGAGGGGACCCGCGTCGAGCTGCAAGGCATCGTGAAGAGCTACGCCGGCACGCGCGTGCTGCACGGGGTGGACCTCGACATCGCGCCCGGCGAGTTCGTCTCGCTGCTCGGCCCGTCGGGATGCGGCAAGACGACGCTGCTCCGGGTGCTCGCCGGACTCGAGGGCGCCGACGAGGGTGCGGTGCTGCTCGGGGGCGGTGACGTATCGCGTGTGCCGACGAACAGACGCGACATCGGCATGGTCTTCCAGTCGTACTCGCTGTTCCCGCATCTGCGGGTGGTCGACAACACGGCATTCGGTCTGCGGCGGCGCGGCGTCGGCAGGCAGGAGGCGCAGAAGCGTGCGCTCGATGCCCTCGCGCTGGTCGGCCTGGCGGACTTCGCCGACCGCTTCCCGCACCAGCTCTCCGGCGGGCAACAGCAGCGGGTCGCGCTCGCGCGGGCTCTCGTCACCGAGCCCAAGGTGCTTCTGCTCGACGAGCCGCTGTCGGCCCTGGACGCCAAGGTGCGCGTGCAGCTGCGCGATGAGATCCGCCGCATCCAGCTGCGCCTCGGCATCACGACGGTCTTCGTCACGCACGACCAGGAGGAGGCGCTGGCCGTCTCCGACCGGATCGCCGTGATGAACGCGGGGCGGATCGAGCAGATCGGCTCTCCGGAGCAGTTGTACACGACCCCTTCGACGGCGGGGGTCGCGGCCTTCGTGGGGCTCTCCAGCGTCGTCTCCGGCGTCGCCGAGGGCGACCACGTGCTGGTGTGGGGGCAGCGCCTGCCGCTGCAGTCGCCAGCAGACGGCCCGGTCGATGTGTACCTCCGACCCGAGAACGTCTACTTCGCGTCGGAGGCGGATGCCGCCACCGACGCCCTGGTCGAGGAGAGCACCTTCCTCGGCAGCATGCGCCGCACCCTCGTCCGCACCGAGTCGGGCGAGCTCGTCCGGGTGCAGCACGCCCCCGGCATCCATCCCTCGTTCGGCGACCGGGTGCGCATCGCCGTCGCCCCGGAGCCGGTCGCGGTGCACCCGCGCGGGTGA
- a CDS encoding amino acid ABC transporter ATP-binding protein → MITELIDVHAPAIDVQGLVKSFGDNEVLKGIDLTVTRGEVVCVIGPSGSGKSTLLRSVNLLEEPTAGKVLIEGIDITDPDVDIDGVRTRIGMVFQSFNLFPHLDVLGNLTVAQQRVKKRSKKEAELIARAMLERVGLSEKSDAYPGHLSGGQQQRVAIARALCMNPDMMLFDEPTSALDPELVGEVLQVMRSLADEGMTMLVVTHEMGFAREVGSRLIFMDGGHIVEEGDPREVLANPQHPRTKDFLARVL, encoded by the coding sequence ATGATCACCGAACTGATCGATGTGCATGCCCCCGCGATCGATGTGCAGGGGCTCGTGAAGTCGTTCGGCGACAACGAGGTGCTCAAGGGCATCGACCTCACCGTCACCCGAGGCGAGGTCGTCTGCGTGATCGGACCATCGGGCTCCGGCAAGTCGACGTTGCTGCGGTCGGTCAACCTGCTCGAGGAGCCGACCGCCGGCAAGGTGCTGATCGAGGGGATCGACATCACCGATCCCGACGTCGACATCGACGGTGTGCGCACGCGCATCGGCATGGTGTTCCAGAGCTTCAACCTCTTCCCGCATCTGGATGTGCTCGGCAACCTGACGGTCGCCCAGCAGCGGGTGAAGAAGCGCTCGAAGAAGGAAGCCGAGCTGATCGCGCGCGCCATGCTGGAGCGCGTGGGATTGTCCGAGAAGTCGGATGCCTACCCCGGACACCTGTCCGGCGGGCAGCAGCAGCGCGTCGCGATCGCGCGTGCGCTGTGCATGAACCCGGACATGATGCTGTTCGACGAGCCGACCTCGGCACTGGACCCCGAGCTGGTCGGCGAGGTGCTGCAGGTCATGCGCTCACTGGCCGACGAGGGGATGACGATGCTCGTCGTCACGCACGAGATGGGCTTCGCGCGGGAGGTCGGCTCGCGCCTGATCTTCATGGACGGCGGACACATCGTCGAGGAGGGAGACCCGCGCGAAGTGCTGGCGAACCCGCAGCATCCGCGCACGAAGGACTTCCTGGCGCGCGTGCTCTGA
- a CDS encoding ABC transporter permease: MNATLATPRPTASTPSAPTPRPRLRGFAAEAVFVGRSLRHSVRDGESLLMAIMLPVMLMLMFTWVFGGAIDPSGAYVDYVVPGIILTCAGFGASSTAVYVANDMRTGIIDRIRTMPLRAGAVLTGHVVASVLRNLVATAIVIGVGVLVGFRPTADLGEWIALAGLITLYILAITYLFAAIGLAAGSPEGANGYGFVLLFLPYLSSAFVPVASMPEWLQPIAGNQPITPIVETIRALLMDTPLQGEAWWAIGWCLVILLIAVTWGAWLFRRKAGRR, encoded by the coding sequence ATGAACGCCACCCTGGCCACGCCTCGACCGACGGCATCCACCCCCTCCGCGCCCACTCCGCGTCCGAGGCTGCGCGGGTTCGCCGCCGAGGCCGTCTTCGTCGGACGGAGCCTGCGCCATTCCGTGCGCGACGGCGAATCGCTGCTGATGGCGATCATGCTGCCGGTGATGCTCATGCTGATGTTCACATGGGTCTTCGGCGGCGCCATCGACCCTTCGGGCGCATACGTCGACTACGTCGTGCCGGGCATCATCCTGACCTGCGCCGGCTTCGGAGCATCGTCCACCGCCGTGTATGTCGCGAACGACATGCGCACCGGCATCATCGATCGGATCCGCACCATGCCCCTGCGTGCAGGCGCCGTGCTCACCGGGCACGTCGTCGCCAGTGTGCTGCGGAACCTGGTCGCCACCGCGATCGTGATCGGCGTCGGCGTGCTGGTCGGGTTCCGACCCACCGCGGACCTCGGGGAATGGATCGCGCTGGCGGGCCTCATCACCCTCTACATCCTCGCGATCACCTACCTGTTCGCGGCGATCGGTCTCGCCGCAGGAAGCCCGGAGGGCGCGAACGGCTACGGTTTCGTCCTGCTGTTCCTGCCCTATCTCTCCAGCGCGTTCGTGCCCGTCGCGAGCATGCCGGAGTGGCTGCAGCCGATCGCGGGCAACCAGCCGATCACGCCCATCGTCGAGACGATCCGCGCCCTCCTGATGGATACGCCCCTGCAGGGCGAAGCCTGGTGGGCGATCGGCTGGTGCCTGGTCATCCTACTGATCGCGGTGACGTGGGGCGCGTGGCTCTTCCGCCGCAAGGCGGGACGTCGCTGA
- a CDS encoding basic amino acid ABC transporter substrate-binding protein has translation MPRRNLIAGLALVATATLALAGCATGSSDAGSSDAPAAGDEYGLIEAGTLTVCSDVPYPPFEFEDDNGKIIGFDIDLLTAIAEKLDLKVTVQDVAFDPLQSGAILVSGQCDIGASAMTITEERKANIDFSDPYVESLQSLLVRTDSDIKSIDDLDGKNVGVQQGTTGETYATENAKGAQLVQYGGDGELWPAMQAGQIEAILQDQPVNYEHEQADSDYKIVETYPTDESYGFAFAKGEKDELREAINKALKELQDDGGYQKIYDEYLAAK, from the coding sequence ATGCCTCGTCGTAACCTCATCGCCGGTCTCGCCCTCGTGGCGACCGCCACTCTCGCGCTCGCCGGCTGCGCGACCGGTTCGTCCGATGCGGGAAGCAGTGACGCTCCCGCCGCGGGCGATGAGTACGGTCTGATCGAGGCCGGCACGCTCACGGTCTGCTCCGACGTTCCCTACCCGCCCTTCGAGTTTGAGGACGACAACGGGAAGATCATCGGTTTCGACATCGATCTCCTCACCGCGATCGCCGAGAAGCTCGATCTCAAGGTCACCGTGCAGGACGTGGCTTTCGACCCGCTGCAGTCGGGTGCGATCCTCGTCTCGGGCCAGTGCGACATCGGTGCGTCGGCCATGACGATCACCGAGGAGCGCAAGGCCAACATCGACTTCTCCGACCCGTACGTCGAGTCTCTGCAGTCGCTGCTCGTGCGTACCGACTCGGACATCAAGTCCATCGACGACCTCGACGGCAAGAACGTCGGCGTGCAGCAGGGCACCACCGGTGAGACCTACGCGACCGAGAACGCCAAGGGAGCCCAGCTCGTGCAGTACGGCGGCGACGGTGAGTTGTGGCCGGCCATGCAGGCCGGGCAGATCGAGGCCATCCTGCAGGACCAGCCCGTCAACTACGAGCACGAGCAGGCTGACTCCGACTACAAGATCGTCGAGACCTACCCGACCGACGAGTCGTACGGCTTCGCCTTCGCCAAGGGCGAGAAGGACGAGCTCCGTGAAGCCATCAACAAGGCGCTCAAGGAGCTCCAGGACGACGGCGGCTACCAGAAGATCTACGACGAGTACCTCGCGGCCAAGTGA
- a CDS encoding Dabb family protein yields the protein MTIRHVVMWKLAAEDAAVRAEQAAEVARRLNALEGVVPQLLSISAGANAAYPETNWDVTLVADFDSVADIDAYQVHPAHEEVAGYIRSVVASRAAVDFEV from the coding sequence GTGACCATCCGCCATGTCGTGATGTGGAAGCTCGCGGCCGAAGACGCCGCCGTGCGTGCCGAGCAGGCGGCCGAGGTCGCTCGTCGCCTCAACGCCCTGGAGGGTGTCGTGCCGCAGCTGCTGTCGATCTCCGCCGGTGCCAACGCGGCCTACCCGGAGACGAACTGGGACGTGACGCTCGTGGCCGACTTCGACTCGGTCGCCGACATCGACGCGTACCAGGTGCATCCCGCGCACGAGGAGGTCGCCGGCTACATCCGCTCGGTGGTCGCCTCGCGCGCAGCGGTCGACTTCGAGGTCTGA
- a CDS encoding ATP-binding cassette domain-containing protein, with product MDTAIEVRGLHKAFAQKTVVDGLDFTVGRGEVFALLGPNGAGKTTTINILTTLTRADAGAVAVAGWDVHTHAVEVQRRISLTGQAAAVDDALTATENVVMFARLAGLGRAAAARRATELITQFDLTEAAARTVRTFSGGMRRRLDLALSFVVTPEVLFLDEPTTGLDTRSRRDLWDIIRTLAASGTTVFLTTQYLEEADQLADRIAVLHDGRIAALGTPAELKARIGGDTVELHDGDGALSRRIPTDGTVADLRRALDLLDEEGADGVVTLRRPTLDDVFLAVTSPTSTSRPVKENA from the coding sequence ATGGACACAGCCATCGAGGTGCGCGGCCTGCACAAGGCCTTCGCCCAGAAGACCGTCGTCGACGGCCTGGACTTCACCGTCGGACGCGGAGAGGTCTTCGCCCTGCTCGGACCAAACGGGGCGGGAAAGACGACCACGATCAACATCCTCACCACACTCACCCGTGCCGACGCCGGTGCGGTGGCCGTCGCCGGGTGGGATGTACACACCCACGCGGTCGAAGTGCAACGCCGCATCAGCCTCACCGGTCAAGCGGCCGCCGTCGACGACGCCCTGACGGCGACGGAGAACGTGGTCATGTTCGCCCGGCTCGCCGGGCTCGGCCGCGCAGCCGCCGCGCGTCGTGCGACCGAACTGATCACCCAGTTCGATCTGACCGAGGCCGCCGCCCGCACCGTGCGCACGTTCTCCGGGGGGATGCGCCGTCGACTGGACCTCGCCCTGAGCTTCGTCGTGACCCCCGAGGTACTCTTCCTCGACGAACCGACGACCGGCCTCGACACCCGGAGCCGCCGCGACCTGTGGGACATCATCCGGACGCTCGCGGCGTCAGGCACCACGGTGTTCCTCACGACGCAGTACCTGGAGGAGGCCGATCAGCTCGCCGACCGGATCGCCGTGCTGCACGACGGCCGCATCGCCGCGCTCGGCACACCGGCGGAGCTGAAGGCGCGCATCGGCGGAGACACGGTCGAGCTCCATGACGGTGACGGCGCACTCAGCCGACGGATCCCCACCGACGGCACGGTCGCCGACCTGCGGCGAGCGCTCGACCTGCTCGATGAGGAGGGAGCCGACGGCGTCGTCACGCTGCGCCGCCCCACCCTCGACGACGTCTTCCTCGCCGTCACCTCGCCCACCTCGACTTCTCGCCCCGTGAAGGAGAACGCATGA
- a CDS encoding TrkA family potassium uptake protein, producing MVEVLRGDAPVLVIGLGRFGAACAGELDRLDREVLAIDDNLELVQKWSDRVTHTVQADAKNIDALRQVGAQDFQVAVVAVGSSIEASVLITANLVDLKVPQIWAKAVSQSHGKILARVGANHVIYPEREAGERVAHLVSGRMLDFIRFDDDFVLAKMYPPKFIRGVGLNESGVRSKYKVTVVGVKSPGKPFRYAEANTIVTNHDLIIVSGTNSDIERFAGLDR from the coding sequence TTGGTTGAAGTCCTCCGGGGCGACGCTCCCGTCCTCGTCATCGGTCTCGGTCGGTTCGGCGCTGCCTGCGCCGGAGAGCTCGACCGCCTTGACCGCGAGGTGCTCGCGATCGACGACAACCTCGAACTCGTGCAGAAGTGGTCCGACCGCGTCACCCACACGGTGCAGGCCGACGCGAAGAACATCGACGCCCTCCGCCAGGTCGGCGCCCAGGACTTCCAGGTCGCCGTCGTCGCGGTCGGGTCCTCGATCGAGGCGTCCGTGCTGATCACCGCGAACCTCGTCGACCTGAAGGTGCCGCAGATCTGGGCCAAGGCGGTCTCGCAGTCCCACGGCAAGATCCTCGCCCGTGTCGGTGCGAACCATGTCATCTACCCCGAGCGCGAGGCCGGCGAGCGCGTGGCGCACCTCGTGAGCGGGCGGATGCTCGACTTCATCCGCTTCGACGACGACTTCGTCCTCGCCAAGATGTACCCGCCGAAGTTCATCCGCGGCGTCGGCCTGAACGAGTCGGGCGTGCGCTCGAAGTACAAGGTCACGGTCGTCGGTGTGAAGAGCCCCGGCAAGCCGTTCCGCTACGCCGAGGCGAACACCATCGTCACGAACCACGACCTCATCATCGTGTCCGGCACCAACAGCGACATCGAACGCTTCGCCGGCCTCGACCGCTGA